Proteins encoded within one genomic window of Amycolatopsis nigrescens CSC17Ta-90:
- a CDS encoding sensor histidine kinase, protein MKPSRPAAQARLHRLNLVTTVPPLAAVGALLVVIDAKTWWHAVVLSLGVVAALVASTAWATGRLNRVALPCLIVAAAVWPLGVLVTDSHTAFYGITIVGPIIIPTLPRHRGAASLGLTAFVAAVGAAKLLVSPANVPDVLTGYVLIPAGVAVVTIAFMFAGQRFYDLVTELEQSREREAELAVIRERMRFASDLHDIQGHTLHVVKLKVTLAEKLVHSDLERVQEELREVRALVGDTITQTKELAHAQRRLNLSAELENAKNLFEAAGIRVRVDREAEVDGHAGELLGQVLRETTTNILRHAEAGQVRITLSESGIAIVNDGAQEAPLPELSGLSTLRQRLADNGGELTVEQKAGRFLTAAAFPHVRPGTAL, encoded by the coding sequence GTGAAGCCGTCCCGGCCGGCGGCGCAGGCACGGCTGCACCGGCTCAACCTCGTCACGACGGTCCCGCCGCTGGCCGCCGTCGGGGCGCTGCTGGTGGTGATCGATGCCAAGACGTGGTGGCACGCGGTGGTCCTGAGCCTGGGTGTGGTGGCGGCGCTGGTCGCCTCCACCGCGTGGGCGACGGGCCGGCTGAACCGGGTGGCGCTTCCCTGCCTGATCGTCGCCGCGGCGGTGTGGCCGCTCGGGGTGCTGGTCACCGACAGCCACACGGCGTTCTACGGCATCACCATCGTGGGTCCCATCATCATCCCCACCCTGCCGCGCCACCGGGGTGCGGCGTCACTGGGGCTGACCGCTTTCGTGGCGGCGGTAGGCGCGGCGAAGCTGCTGGTGTCACCGGCGAACGTGCCCGACGTCCTGACCGGGTACGTCCTCATCCCCGCGGGCGTCGCCGTGGTGACGATCGCCTTCATGTTCGCCGGACAGCGGTTCTACGACCTCGTCACGGAGCTGGAGCAGTCGCGGGAACGCGAAGCGGAGCTGGCCGTCATCCGGGAACGCATGCGCTTCGCCAGCGACCTGCACGATATCCAGGGGCACACGCTGCACGTGGTGAAGCTGAAGGTCACGCTGGCCGAGAAGCTGGTGCACAGCGACCTCGAGCGGGTGCAGGAGGAACTGCGGGAGGTGCGCGCGCTGGTCGGCGACACCATCACCCAGACCAAGGAGCTCGCGCACGCGCAGCGGCGGCTCAACCTGTCCGCGGAACTGGAGAACGCGAAGAACCTCTTCGAGGCCGCGGGCATCCGCGTGCGCGTCGACCGCGAGGCCGAGGTCGACGGGCACGCGGGCGAGCTGCTCGGCCAGGTCCTGCGCGAGACGACGACCAACATCCTGCGGCACGCGGAGGCCGGGCAGGTGCGGATCACGCTCTCGGAGTCCGGCATCGCCATCGTCAACGACGGCGCGCAGGAGGCTCCGCTGCCCGAGCTCAGCGGGCTCTCTACGCTCAGGCAACGACTGGCGGACAACGGAGGCGAGCTGACGGTGGAGCAGAAAGCGGGCCGTTTCCTGACCGCCGCGGCATTTCCGCACGTTCGCCCCGGCACGGCACTGTGA
- a CDS encoding response regulator transcription factor, whose translation MTTVVLADDEALLRKALAALLPLEGEITVLAEAEDGEAAVQATLQHRPDVLVIDLEMPGVDGLGAVAEIRRTLPDQVILMLTRHARPGVLRKALKLGVQGFVSKSAEPAHITSVIRTLHEGKRWIDPDVSALAVVDDCPLTDREIDVLRATREGFSVADIAVQLHLAEGTVRNYLSNAMQKTQTRTRHQAARYAREQDWL comes from the coding sequence ATGACGACCGTGGTGCTCGCCGACGACGAGGCCCTGCTCCGCAAAGCGCTGGCGGCGCTGCTCCCGCTCGAAGGGGAGATCACCGTGCTCGCCGAAGCGGAAGACGGCGAGGCCGCCGTACAGGCCACGTTGCAGCACCGGCCCGACGTGCTCGTCATCGATCTGGAGATGCCCGGTGTGGACGGACTCGGTGCTGTCGCGGAGATCCGCCGCACGCTGCCGGACCAGGTGATCCTCATGCTGACCCGGCACGCCAGGCCCGGGGTGCTCCGCAAGGCGCTGAAGCTCGGCGTGCAGGGCTTCGTCAGCAAGTCGGCGGAACCTGCCCACATCACGTCCGTGATCAGGACCCTACACGAGGGCAAGCGATGGATCGACCCGGACGTCTCCGCGCTCGCCGTCGTCGACGACTGCCCGCTCACCGACCGCGAGATCGACGTGCTGCGGGCGACTCGCGAAGGGTTCTCGGTCGCCGACATCGCCGTCCAGCTCCACCTCGCCGAGGGCACCGTGCGCAACTACCTCTCGAACGCGATGCAGAAGACCCAGACCCGGACCCGGCACCAGGCCGCGCGATATGCGCGCGAACAAGACTGGCTGTAG
- a CDS encoding SDR family NAD(P)-dependent oxidoreductase yields the protein MTNTPQSIAVFGAGPGVGRAVARRYGKAGYDVVLVGRRREPLEQFAGELAAEGVRAHVVPADLTETGLVPALAERIREKAGDPTAIYYGPAPADPGFVSAADLRPEQLHELMPMTLYTLVSLVGEFLPAMIERGDGAILSAQGAAAVHGRSRMSGWSPALAAQRNYLQSLAAEVAGHGVHVGLLFIGARIIGTAADATFQAALAAGQPMPDLPTADPAELAELLWTMHAEREPRERIVPESLRAELS from the coding sequence ATGACCAACACGCCGCAGTCCATCGCAGTGTTCGGAGCCGGTCCCGGCGTCGGCCGGGCGGTCGCCCGCCGGTACGGGAAAGCGGGATACGACGTCGTCCTGGTCGGTCGCCGCCGGGAACCGCTGGAGCAGTTCGCCGGAGAACTGGCCGCGGAGGGCGTGCGCGCGCACGTGGTGCCGGCCGACCTGACCGAAACCGGCCTGGTGCCCGCACTCGCCGAGCGGATTCGCGAGAAGGCCGGTGACCCCACCGCTATCTACTACGGCCCCGCGCCCGCGGACCCGGGGTTCGTCAGCGCCGCCGACCTGCGCCCGGAGCAACTGCACGAGCTGATGCCGATGACCCTGTACACCCTGGTCTCGCTGGTCGGGGAGTTCCTGCCGGCCATGATCGAGCGCGGTGACGGCGCGATCCTCAGCGCGCAGGGAGCCGCCGCCGTGCACGGCCGCTCGCGGATGAGTGGTTGGTCGCCGGCGCTGGCCGCCCAGCGCAACTACCTCCAGTCCCTCGCGGCCGAGGTGGCCGGCCACGGCGTGCACGTCGGCCTGCTGTTCATCGGCGCACGCATCATCGGAACCGCCGCCGACGCGACTTTCCAGGCGGCACTGGCCGCCGGGCAGCCGATGCCCGACCTGCCCACCGCCGACCCGGCCGAGTTGGCCGAACTGCTCTGGACCATGCACGCCGAGCGGGAACCGCGGGAGCGGATCGTCCCGGAAAGCCTGCGAGCAGAACTCAGCTAG
- a CDS encoding AraC family transcriptional regulator, translated as MDVLTDLLHRARASTALVRQLIQRPPWSVTYADAPALTVVAVLDGHASIRLEDSETAPVRLAAGDSALVAGTGQYTIADDPGTPRHVTIRGGRKYLPDGKPTEGHGNLAPRTYGDGLPGATIMLRAAYELHGDVSDRLLALLPPLAVVPAGPRTGAALDLLATEVSRDEPGQDAVLNRLLDLVLVLALRAWCAESATLPAWYRALGDPAVGEALRLLHTDPAHRWTVAELAAKAGSSRAAFAARFTALVGEPPLTYLTAWRMTLAADLLRDTEKTVAAVAAEVGYTDAFAFSVAFKRARGASPSIWRRQAR; from the coding sequence ATGGACGTGCTGACCGATCTGCTGCACCGGGCCCGGGCCAGTACCGCACTGGTCCGGCAGCTGATTCAGCGGCCGCCGTGGTCGGTCACCTACGCCGACGCTCCCGCGCTCACCGTCGTGGCCGTGCTCGACGGCCACGCGTCGATCCGGCTCGAAGACTCCGAGACTGCGCCGGTGCGCCTCGCTGCCGGGGACAGCGCACTGGTCGCCGGGACCGGCCAGTACACGATCGCCGACGATCCCGGTACCCCGCGCCACGTCACGATCCGCGGCGGCCGGAAGTACCTCCCCGACGGGAAACCGACCGAGGGCCACGGAAATCTGGCGCCGCGCACCTACGGCGACGGCCTGCCAGGGGCGACGATCATGCTACGGGCCGCCTACGAACTGCACGGCGATGTCAGCGATCGGTTGCTCGCCCTGCTGCCGCCGCTGGCCGTGGTGCCGGCCGGGCCGCGGACCGGGGCGGCGCTGGACCTGCTCGCCACCGAGGTGTCCCGCGACGAACCCGGCCAGGACGCCGTGCTCAACCGGTTGCTGGATCTGGTGCTGGTGCTGGCTTTGCGGGCCTGGTGCGCCGAGTCGGCGACACTGCCAGCCTGGTACCGGGCGCTGGGCGATCCGGCCGTCGGCGAAGCGCTGCGCCTGCTGCACACCGATCCCGCGCACCGGTGGACGGTCGCCGAACTGGCCGCCAAGGCAGGTTCGTCCCGTGCCGCGTTCGCCGCCAGGTTCACCGCGCTGGTCGGCGAGCCCCCGCTCACCTACCTGACCGCCTGGCGGATGACGCTGGCGGCGGATCTGTTGCGGGACACCGAGAAGACGGTCGCGGCGGTGGCGGCCGAAGTCGGCTACACGGATGCGTTCGCGTTCAGCGTGGCGTTCAAACGCGCCCGCGGCGCCAGCCCTTCGATCTGGCGCCGCCAGGCCCGCTGA
- a CDS encoding TetR/AcrR family transcriptional regulator, with translation MTDPAGQSPRERYRAQVRAEIKQHAWEQIATAGVSALSLNAIAKQVGMTGPALYRYFANRDELITALIRDAYRSLADTVRAAFDGGADLVGLARVFQEWAKRDPHRYFLIYGTPVPGYHAPEDITAISSEVMTVLLDACGALPADKPATPFDAHLEDHREWAGDHPASTTTLHHALSFWTRLHGVLSLELAGHFTGMKFDPALLITDELDALRKQ, from the coding sequence ATGACGGACCCAGCTGGGCAGAGCCCGCGGGAGCGCTACCGGGCCCAAGTGCGCGCGGAGATCAAGCAACACGCGTGGGAGCAGATCGCCACGGCGGGGGTGTCCGCGCTGTCGCTCAATGCGATCGCCAAGCAGGTGGGCATGACCGGCCCGGCGCTGTACCGGTACTTCGCCAACCGCGACGAGCTGATCACCGCGCTGATCCGCGACGCCTACCGAAGCCTCGCCGACACCGTCCGTGCGGCGTTCGACGGCGGCGCCGATCTGGTCGGGCTGGCCCGCGTCTTCCAGGAATGGGCTAAGCGCGATCCGCACCGGTACTTCCTCATCTACGGCACCCCCGTCCCCGGCTACCACGCACCCGAAGACATCACCGCGATCTCGTCCGAGGTGATGACGGTGCTGCTGGACGCCTGCGGTGCGCTACCCGCGGACAAGCCGGCCACCCCGTTCGACGCGCACCTGGAAGACCACCGCGAGTGGGCCGGCGACCACCCGGCCTCGACCACGACCCTGCATCACGCCCTGTCCTTCTGGACTCGCCTGCACGGCGTGCTTTCGCTCGAACTCGCCGGCCACTTCACCGGCATGAAGTTCGACCCCGCCCTGCTGATCACCGACGAACTGGACGCACTGCGGAAGCAGTGA
- a CDS encoding SRPBCC family protein, giving the protein MVEPNSQTPSARSPRRRARLRAALLTIPLAAGILGAAAPAQAADHGGTSGRTPDSLTCRGKGIDPTAKLHHQTETFIKAPLSTIWKLHTDVEAWPSWQTPVTSMKRLDPGPLRKGSQFRWTTPAPPTPTTPETTLVITSTVGQVKQNQCIRWTGPAIGEGLRIDEGVHVWNFTKVRGGVIVRTEESWTGDQIEADPATSIKYLAPGLDAWLAELKTAAEARSCHR; this is encoded by the coding sequence ATGGTCGAGCCGAACTCGCAGACCCCCAGCGCACGATCCCCGCGCCGCCGCGCCCGGTTGCGTGCCGCCCTGCTGACGATCCCGCTGGCCGCCGGGATCCTTGGCGCCGCCGCACCGGCCCAGGCCGCCGACCATGGCGGCACGTCCGGCCGCACGCCGGACTCGCTGACCTGCCGGGGCAAGGGCATCGACCCAACCGCCAAGCTGCACCACCAGACCGAGACCTTCATCAAGGCGCCGCTGAGCACCATCTGGAAGCTGCACACCGACGTGGAAGCCTGGCCCTCCTGGCAGACGCCCGTCACCAGCATGAAGCGGCTGGATCCGGGCCCGCTGCGGAAGGGTTCGCAGTTCCGGTGGACCACCCCGGCGCCGCCCACCCCCACCACCCCGGAGACCACCCTGGTCATCACCTCGACCGTCGGGCAGGTCAAGCAGAACCAGTGCATCCGCTGGACCGGGCCCGCGATCGGCGAGGGCCTGCGCATCGACGAGGGCGTGCACGTCTGGAACTTCACCAAGGTCAGGGGCGGGGTCATCGTGCGCACCGAGGAGAGCTGGACCGGCGACCAGATCGAGGCCGACCCGGCCACCTCCATCAAGTACCTCGCCCCGGGTCTGGACGCCTGGCTGGCCGAACTCAAGACCGCCGCCGAAGCCCGTTCCTGCCACCGCTGA
- a CDS encoding RNA polymerase sigma factor, translated as MRSTEGEDGELAVRAREGDLRAYEQLVRRHLGQARRTAAVLAGPAEADDIVQEALTKAYLSLDRFDGGRAFKPWLLRIVTNEALNTLRSARRRAGPAVRPGVSSSAEAVRSAEEDVLAGERYAALRTALVRLPERHRQVVVCRYLLELSEAETADVLGLSTGTVKSRLSRALAKLRDSGGIWSLPAVGVPGVDEVSREQAGLLQTGAPGRDTLPVISRSQVLLALSSAAVLVTVLTAVLIIRPESPAVPPPVPVSGATAGTGTPPAPPPAPPPPAPPPAPPALAPITPTAPTSPPIRPAPTPPPPPDAPGARLADS; from the coding sequence GTGCGCAGTACGGAAGGGGAGGACGGTGAGCTGGCCGTTCGGGCGCGCGAGGGTGACCTGCGCGCGTACGAGCAACTGGTCCGACGGCATCTCGGGCAGGCGCGTCGGACCGCAGCCGTGCTGGCCGGCCCGGCCGAGGCGGACGACATTGTGCAGGAGGCGCTGACGAAGGCCTACCTGTCGCTGGACCGCTTCGACGGGGGCAGGGCGTTCAAGCCCTGGCTGCTGCGCATCGTGACCAACGAGGCGCTCAACACACTGCGGTCGGCCCGGCGTCGGGCCGGGCCGGCCGTGCGTCCGGGGGTGTCCTCCTCGGCGGAAGCGGTCCGTTCCGCCGAGGAGGACGTACTCGCCGGCGAACGGTATGCCGCGCTGCGGACCGCGCTCGTCCGGCTGCCGGAGCGGCATCGGCAGGTCGTGGTCTGCCGGTATCTGCTCGAGCTGTCCGAAGCCGAGACTGCGGACGTGCTCGGACTGTCCACGGGCACGGTGAAGAGCCGCCTGTCCCGTGCCTTGGCGAAGCTGCGCGATTCCGGTGGCATCTGGTCGCTGCCCGCTGTCGGCGTACCAGGAGTGGACGAGGTCTCGCGCGAACAGGCTGGTCTGCTCCAAACCGGCGCGCCGGGTCGAGACACGCTGCCCGTGATCAGCAGGTCGCAGGTGCTGCTGGCCTTGTCTTCGGCGGCGGTGCTGGTCACCGTGCTGACCGCCGTGTTGATCATCCGTCCCGAGTCGCCGGCTGTTCCGCCGCCGGTGCCCGTTTCCGGGGCGACGGCCGGCACCGGTACTCCACCGGCGCCACCACCCGCACCGCCGCCTCCGGCGCCACCACCCGCACCGCCGGCTCTGGCACCCATAACCCCCACCGCGCCCACCAGCCCGCCGATCCGGCCGGCCCCCACTCCTCCGCCACCGCCGGATGCGCCGGGCGCACGGTTGGCCGACTCTTGA